The following are from one region of the Penaeus vannamei isolate JL-2024 chromosome 28, ASM4276789v1, whole genome shotgun sequence genome:
- the LOC113805211 gene encoding uncharacterized protein, giving the protein MKVFSWVFVSVFLLQEGALAQKIPRWWLKVAQRQGPNACVVEEIPNSNTEFWTECRYWRSRKICGKKTRIRFECCEGFSRIDDEVGCTRVKPLKNLLETAEALGATKWADYIRESGLANELETAGAYTLFAPTNQAFSNLRRSLKSQMESYRGNPNNPILLYHILPTKLKSDEFKANLMAETRHQGHNVRINKYSNGMTTINCALLIRKDQQATNGIVHVIDNVLDPSVGILQNVADMVLNDGRFSVLADILEKSGYINVLRTMQESITILAPSDEAFQKLPESRREKIINDREARMALLQNHVIPHVICESAITGEHRVRTMLDSKVSFNCDIAGAYVENTKLRGNFNLGKNGIIHMIDDVLLPDRAKNLIELAESRNLFTFVELVKKAGLEETLSHTGDYTFFVPDEAAWYSLDSEVLSAARRDLELAGQLVRFHGAYGRHLTNAITDNQAIMSLDEENPVRLQVWRRALGVEDAKITEKDIEAQNGVIHIINKVIVPSNQSVQDILRVIPQQRFNIFLEALQQASSQENSVLSLGPGDEVFYTFFVPPDSAFRQLNAATLSKIKQDDRYLMELIKSHIAVNMFPATSFEENLVYTVEGMAGPFDIKKTSANSITVNGASVTSSHMSAKGVIHVIDKVFLPENSYTYSTYKTTSSSSSSRGSGRSSYSSSSSSSSSSSWGSSKSSRRTYKKTVTLAETYGDEGRDDSLPAFPQGTVFPSSSSSSPTARAKRRKTSRGYRRRKAFSSPSSTRPSSGVTTTSPTTSPDDTWSNTPDDSSFGELEETHLQGSGFSARESEASQNSLTTSTSHSSSSSSSSSTPSSSTSSSSSSSSSAASSYSGQDSYDVREPYSTTEPGLTRSSSRASSRRTHKGKKHGGGSYTEREGSYSSSSYTPSSSSSSSSHIYDFETQITRTEEGEAKDSDTGHETYGSSTTYGYDDASLHSGNDVYEDTSSSRQDESGSHGISSSSRDRGNTNTHDRSSTHVSDEFELSRRSEFANTNSNDISESAVSSSDLGRNELDLSYDGNEERRTSSDSDARVDTTTQYTRYAGTRTRYRGSNTDTRRTGTDTTTYRGSDTRYTGSDSDRRHTEADTGYTGVDTRYTETGTRYTGTEADTRRTGTDTRYTGVDTRYTETGTRHPESETDTRHAGTDIENTDTRYTGSDTERQHTETDTRYTGTDTRYRGTDTRYTGSDTDRRRTGTDTRYTGTDTRYTETGTRYTGTETVTQRTGTDTRYTGSDSRYAESDTDRRRTGTDTRYTGTDTRYSETGTRYTGTEADTRYTGTDTRYTGTETVTQRTGTDTRYTGTDTRYSETGTRYTGTEADTRYTGTDTRYRGTDIRYTGSDTDRRRTETDTRYTETGTRYTESDAETEADTRRTGTDTRYTESDADRRRTETDTRYTGTGTRYTGSDADRQRTETDTRYTGTDTRYRGTDTRYTGSDTDRRRTGTDTRYTGTDTRYTETGTRYTGTEADTRYTGTDTRYRGTDIRYTGSDTDRRRTETNTGYTGSDAHTRNNENDTRYTGTDTDTRYTLTRHTGTDMRYTGTGTDAQHSEGDTSHTGEDTRYTGTDRGTQHTGTDTRYTLTTRRYYRNGTEITGTDADSWYTGNDSRYAGENTDTRYQGTDIRYNGTDTRYGIGTNTHYSGTGTRYTENGTRYSGSGVDSILDYFNRTGYTGYAGGSGTGADSTLSYFNRTGYTGYAGGSSTGADSRLSYFNRTGFPEGSGSGINNVAGARGGYSTSTSSRTYTYHYSGGSGQPGGSLTHGDLQPLPTGGFRTYNSTTIHRETTDGPSSPDGGRFSYVGHPYGSDVIGHTDTVGDDKALPFTLGQAESGTASGSTTQGGTAGFGTNTYHYKYSSHAEDNGPIRGDNAVASGGISSSSRSSSHRSNSHRKYGVRTHTVVTYPATVETHSRSTKTYTFGSGGKPRSSSVSAYAFTGDDTEYADGTEFAEAKTGDEEAVSRKEAVSLRRRWRTKRHQKRAEGRRRRGRKGGRRRGGRRKVAAEQ; this is encoded by the exons AACCTGCGGCGGTCCCTGAAGAGCCAGATGGAGTCCTACCGAGGGAACCCCAACAACCCCATCCTCCTGTACCACATCCTGCCGACGAAACTAAAATCCGACGAGTTCAAGGCCAACCTCATGGCGGAGACGAGGCACCAGGGCCACAACGTCAGGATCAATAAGTACTCCAACGGG atGACGACCATCAACTGCGCTCTCCTCATCAGGAAGGACCAGCAGGCCACCAACGGCATCGTCCACGTCATCGACAACGTTCTGGATCCTTCCGTGGGCATCTTGCAGAACGTTGCAGACATGGTGCTCAAT GACGGACGTTTCTCCGTGCTCGCCGACATCCTGGAGAAGAGCGGCTACATCAACGTGCTCAGGACGATGCAGGAATCCATCACCATCTTGGCCCCGTCCGACGAAGCCTTCCAGAAGCTTCCGGAATCCAGGCGGGAGAAGATCATCAACGACCGGGAAGCCAGGATGG CTCTGCTGCAGAACCACGTGATCCCGCACGTGATCTGCGAGTCCGCCATCACGGGCGAGCACCGCGTCCGCACGATGCTCGACAGCAAGGTCAGCTTCAACTGCGACATCGCGGGAGCCTACGTCGAGAACACCAAACTTCGCGGCAACTTCAACCTCGGCAAGAACGGCATCATCCACATGATCGACGACGTGCTTCTGCCCGACCGAG cCAAGAACCTCATCGAACTCGCCGAGAGCCGCAACCTCTTCACCTTCGTCGAGCTCGTGAAGAAGGCGGGGCTGGAGGAGACGCTCAGCCACACCGGGGACTACACCTTCTTCGTGCCCGATGAGGCCGCCTGGTATT CCCTGGACTCCGAGGTGCTGAGCGCCGCCCGCCGTGACCTCGAGCTGGCCGGTCAGCTGGTGCGCTTCCACGGGGCGTATGGCAGACACCTGACCAACGCCATCACTGATAACCAG gccATCATGTCCCTGGACGAGGAGAACCCCGTCCGCCTGCAGGTGTGGCGCCGCGCCCTTGGGGTGGAGGACGCCAAGATCACCGAGAAGGACATCGAGGCCCAGAACGGCGTCATCCACATCATCAACAAGGTGATCGTGCCGTCGAACCAGTCGGTGCAGGACATTCTGAGGGTCATCCCGCAGCAGAGGTTCAA cATCTTCCTGGAGGCGCTGCAGCAGGCGTCGTCGCAGGAGAACTCGGTGCTGAGCCTGGGCCCCGGCGACGAGGTCTTCTACACCTTCTTCGTCCCTCCTGACTCGGCCTTCAGACAGCTCAATGCG GCAACCCTTTCCAAGATCAAGCAGGATGACCGCTACCTCATGGAGCTGATCAAGAGCCACATCGCCGTCAACATGTTCCCGGCGACGTCCTTTGAGGAAAACCTTGTCTACACCGTCGAGGGCATGGCGGGCCCCTTCGACATCAAGAAGACGTCGGCGAATAGCATCACG GTCAATGGCGCCTCCGTCACCTCCTCCCACATGAGCGCCAAGGGCGTCATCCACGTGATCGACAAGGTCTTCCTTCCGGAGAACTCGTACACCTACTCTACCTACAAGACGACcagctcctcctcgtcctcccggGGATCTGGGAGAAGCTCTtattcctcgtcgtcgtcctcctcctcgtcctcttcctggGGGTCGAGCAAGTCCTCGCGCAGGACCTACAAGAAGACAGTGACCTTAGCGGAGACTTACGGGGACGAAGGCAGGGATGACAGCCTGCCTGCCTTCCCACAAGGTACcgtgttcccctcctcctcctcctcctcccccaccgctaGAGCCAAACGCAGGAAGACCTCGAGGGGATACAGGAGAAGAAAagcattctcttctccctcctccacccgcccCTCCTCAGGAGTAACAACCACTAGCCCAACTACCTCCCCAGATGACACTTGGAGTAACACCCCTGACGACTCCTCCTTTGGTGAACTGGAAGAGACTCACCTCCAGGGCTCGGGATTCTCAGCACGCGAATCGGAGGCCTCACAAAATTCTCTCACCACTAgtacctcccactcttcctcttcgtcctcctcctcttctactccctcctcttctacttcctcctcttcttcttcctcctcctccgccgcctcctcctacAGTGGCCAGGACTCATATGACGTCCGGGAGCCTTACTCTACCACAGAGCCAGGACTAACCAGGTCTTCCTCCCGAGCCTCCTCACGCAGGACTCACAAAGGCAAAAAACATGGTGGTGGGTCCTACACTGAACGTGAAggttcttactcctcctcttcatatacaccatcatcttcctcatcgtcCTCGTCACACATTTATGACTTTGAAACACAAATAACACGGACCGAGGAGGGTGAAGCCAAAGACTCGGACACAGGCCACGAAACATATGGGAGTTCCACAACTTACGGCTATGACGATGCCTCACTACACAGTGGCAATGACGTGTATGAGGACACGTCTTCCTCACGTCAAGATGAGTCAGGTTCCCATGGCATTTCATCCTCTTCCAGGGACAGagggaacacaaacacacacgacagaTCTTCAACGCATGTCAGTGACGAGTTTGAGCTCAGCAGACGAAGTGAGTTTGCCAATACAAACAGCAATGATATAAGTGAATCAGCTGTTTCATCATCTGATTTAGGACGCAATGAATTAGATTTGTCATATGATGGAAATGAAGAACGGAGAACGAGTTCGGACTCTGATGCACGAGTCGACACCACTACACAATACACTCGGTATGCTGGCACTCGCACAAGATACAGAGGGAGTAACACAGACACACGACGTACTGGAACTGATACAACAACATACAGGGGATCTGATACTAGATATACAGGATCTGACTCAGATAGACGACACACTGAAGCAGATACCGGATACACCGGTGTTGATACTAGATACACTGAAACTGGTACAAGGTATACAGGTACTGAAGCAGATACACGACGCACTGGAACTGATACCAGATATACCGGTGTTGATACTAGATACACTGAGACTGGTACAAGGCATCCAGAGAGTGAAACGGACACACGACATGCTGGAACCGATATAGAAAACACTGACACCAGATATACAGGATCTGACACAGAGAGGCAACACACTGAAACAGATACCAGATACACTGGTACAGATACTAGATATAGGGGTACAGACACCAGATATACAGGTTCTGACACAGATAGACGACGCACTGGAACTGATACCAGATACACTGGTACTGATACACGATACACTGAAACTGGTACAAGGTACACAGGAACTGAAACAGTCACACAACGCACTGGAACTGATACCAGATACACAGGATCTGACTCCAGATATGCAGAATCTGACACAGATAGACGCCGCACCGGAACTGATACCAGATACACTGGTACTGACACTAGATACAGTGAAACTGGTACAAGGTACACAGGGACTGAAGCAGACACTCGATACACTGGGACTGATACAAGGTACACAGGAACTGAAACAGTCACACAACGCACTGGAACTGATACCAGATACACTGGTACTGACACTAGATACAGTGAAACTGGTACAAGGTACACAGGGACTGAAGCAGACACTCGATACACTGGAACCGATACAAGATATAGGGGTACAGATATCAGATATACAGGTTCTGACACAGATAGGCGACGCACCGAAACAGATACCAGATACACAGAAACTGGTACAAGATACACTGAATCTGATGCAGAGACTGAAGCAGACACACGACGCACTGGAACTGATACCAGATATACAGAATCTGATGCAGACAGACGGCGCACGGAAACAGATACCAGATACACAGGAACTGGAACCAGATACACAGGATCTGACGCAGACAGACAACGCACTGAAACAGATACCAGATACACTGGCACAGATACTAGATATAGGGGTACAGACACCAGATATACAGGTTCTGACACAGATAGACGACGCACTGGAACTGATACCAGATACACTGGTACTGATACACGATACACTGAAACTGGTACTAGGTATACAGGGACTGAGGCAGACACTCGATACACTGGGACTGATACAAGATACAGGGGCACAGATATCAGGTATACAGGTTCTGACACAGATAGACGACGCACGGAAACTAACACAGGATATACAGGGAGTGATGCACACACCcgaaacaatgaaaatgacactagatacacaggcacagacacagacacacgctacACTTTGACAAGACATACTGGAACTGATATGAGGTATACGGGAACTGGCACAGACGCACAGCACTCAGAAGGGGATACAAGCCACACTGGAGAAGATACAAGATACACAGGGACTGACCGAGGCACCCAACATACTGGAACAGACACACGATATACTTTAACAACTAGAAGATACTATAGAAATGGTACAGAAATTACAGGAACAGATGCAGACTCATGGTACACTGGAAATGATTCGAGGTATGCAGGGGAAAACACAGATACAAGGTACCAAGGGACAGACATACGATACAATGGAACAGACACACGTTACGGTATTGGAACAAACACACATTATTCTGGTACAGGCACAAGATACACTGAAAATGGTACACGCTATTCTGGCTCAGGTGTAGACTCAATACTTGATTACTTCAACCGTACAGGTTACACTGGCTATGCCGGTGGTTCTGGAACAGGTGCAGACTCAACACTTTCTTACTTCAACCGAACAGGTTACACTGGCTATGCCGGTGGTTCTAGCACAGGTGCAGACTCAAGGCTCAGCTACTTCAACCGAACTGGCTTCCCTGAAGGCTCTGGCTCTGGTATTAACAATGTAGCTGGTGCACGTGGCGGCTActctacttccacctcctccaggaCTTACACTTACCATTACTCAGGTGGCTCCGGACAGCCAGGTGGCTCGCTAACGCATGGGGATCTCCAGCCACTGCCCACTGGTGGCTTCAGAACTTACAACTCAACCACCATTCACCGTGAGACTACAGATGGTCCAAGCAGCCCAGATGGGGGGAGGTTCAGTTACGTGGGCCATCCCTATGGTTCGGATGTGATAGGACACACTGATACAGTAGGTGATGATAAGGCTCTGCCATTCACCCTCGGGCAGGCAGAGTCTGGCACAGCGTCAGGAAGTACCACCCAAGGGGGGACTGCCGGGTTTGGAACTAACACCTACCACTACAAATACTCCTCGCATGCTGAAGATAATGGGCCTATAAGGGGAGACAATGCTGTTGCTAGTGGGggtatcagcagtagtagtagaagtagcagccaCAGAAGCAACAGCCATAGGAAGTATGGCGTCAGAACCCACACCGTAGTGACGTACCCAGCCACTGTGGAGACTCACTCACGCAGCACAAAGACGTACACATTTGGCAGTGGTGGTAAACCCCGATCGTCTTCTGTTTCAGCCTACGCCTTCACAGGAGACGACACGGAGTACGCCGACGGCACCGAGTTCGCCGAGGCCAAAACCGGAGACGAAGAGGCCGTTTCCCGCAAGGAGGCCGTTTCCCTCCGCCGCCGCTGGCGCACCAAGCGTCACCAGAAGCGCGCAGAAGGGAGGAGGCGCCGCGGCCGCAAGGGGGGGAGGCGCAGGGGGGGGAGGCGCAAGGTCGCAGCCGAGCAATAA